A genomic region of Notamacropus eugenii isolate mMacEug1 chromosome 3, mMacEug1.pri_v2, whole genome shotgun sequence contains the following coding sequences:
- the LOC140532918 gene encoding isopentenyl-diphosphate Delta-isomerase 1 isoform X1, with translation MWRGAARLALVRALGGGAWSPARGRGWGAFSPPFLYCPGSLGADSVGYRSGGVVSGAEPQHRALGRSAGFLGRIEQIITMPEINTDNLDEQQVQLLAEMCILIDENDNKIGAETKKNCHLNENIDKGLLHRAFSVFLFNSENKLLLQQRSDAKITFPGCFTNTCCSHPLSNPVELEENNAIGVRRAAQRRLKAELGIPMEQVPPEDICYLTRIHYKAQSDGIWGEHEIDYILFVRKNVTLDPDPNEIKSYCYVTKKELEELLEKAANGEIKITPWFKIIAETFLFKWWDNLNHLNRFVEHEKIHRM, from the exons ATGTGGCGCGGCGCGGCGCGGCTGGCGTTGGTCCGGGCGCTGGGGGGCGGGGCCTGGTCCCCCGCCCGGGGGCGGGGCTGGGGCGCGTTCTCGCCGCCCTTCTTGTACTGCCCCGGCAGTCTCGGCGCTGACAGTGTCGGCTACCGGTCCGGCGGCGTGGTCAGCGGAGCGGAGCCGCAGCATCGGGCCCTCGGCAGGAGCGCAGG CTTCTTGGGAAGGATTGAACAGATCATAACCATGCCTGAAATAAACACTGACAATCTTGATGAGCAGCAAGTTCAGCTCCTTGCAGAGATGTGCATTCTTATTGATGAAAATGATAACAAGATTGGTGCAGAGACTAAAAAGAATTGCCACCTGAATGAAAACATTGATAAAG gattaTTACATAGAGCTTTCAGTGTCTTCTTATTTAATAGTGAAAATAAGTTATTATTGCAGCAGAGATCAGATGCTAAAATTACTTTTCCAG GCTGTTTTACAAACACTTGTTGTAGTCATCCACTAAGCAACCCAGTGGAACTGGAAGAAAATAACGCCATTGGAGTAAGGCGGGCAGCTCAGAGACGTTTAAAAGCTGAACTAGGAATTCCCATGGAACAG GTTCCTCCAGAAGATATTTGCTATCTAACACGAATCCACTACAAGGCACAATCTGATGGGATTTGGGGAGAACatgaaattgattatatcttGTTTGTGAGGAAGAATGTAACCTTAGATCCAGATCCCAATGAGATTAAAAGCTATTGTTATGTGACcaaaaaagaactagaagaacTCCTGGAAAAAGCAGCTAATGGTGAAATTAAGATTACACCCTGGTTCAAAATCATTGCtgagacttttctttttaaatggtgGGATAACTTGAATCACTTGAATAGATTTGTTGAACATGAGAAAATTCATAGAATGTAA
- the LOC140532918 gene encoding isopentenyl-diphosphate Delta-isomerase 1 isoform X2: protein MPEINTDNLDEQQVQLLAEMCILIDENDNKIGAETKKNCHLNENIDKGLLHRAFSVFLFNSENKLLLQQRSDAKITFPGCFTNTCCSHPLSNPVELEENNAIGVRRAAQRRLKAELGIPMEQVPPEDICYLTRIHYKAQSDGIWGEHEIDYILFVRKNVTLDPDPNEIKSYCYVTKKELEELLEKAANGEIKITPWFKIIAETFLFKWWDNLNHLNRFVEHEKIHRM from the exons ATGCCTGAAATAAACACTGACAATCTTGATGAGCAGCAAGTTCAGCTCCTTGCAGAGATGTGCATTCTTATTGATGAAAATGATAACAAGATTGGTGCAGAGACTAAAAAGAATTGCCACCTGAATGAAAACATTGATAAAG gattaTTACATAGAGCTTTCAGTGTCTTCTTATTTAATAGTGAAAATAAGTTATTATTGCAGCAGAGATCAGATGCTAAAATTACTTTTCCAG GCTGTTTTACAAACACTTGTTGTAGTCATCCACTAAGCAACCCAGTGGAACTGGAAGAAAATAACGCCATTGGAGTAAGGCGGGCAGCTCAGAGACGTTTAAAAGCTGAACTAGGAATTCCCATGGAACAG GTTCCTCCAGAAGATATTTGCTATCTAACACGAATCCACTACAAGGCACAATCTGATGGGATTTGGGGAGAACatgaaattgattatatcttGTTTGTGAGGAAGAATGTAACCTTAGATCCAGATCCCAATGAGATTAAAAGCTATTGTTATGTGACcaaaaaagaactagaagaacTCCTGGAAAAAGCAGCTAATGGTGAAATTAAGATTACACCCTGGTTCAAAATCATTGCtgagacttttctttttaaatggtgGGATAACTTGAATCACTTGAATAGATTTGTTGAACATGAGAAAATTCATAGAATGTAA